The Mycolicibacterium mageritense genome contains a region encoding:
- a CDS encoding DUF742 domain-containing protein, whose translation MDESESERPSLVRPYTLTAGRTDSRIHLPLEAPVETLDTTKEPRWPGHDVRGRIVELCADSPSVAEIAAHLSLPLGVARVLIGDLVTQGYLRVHTTLDDSASFDERRELIGRTLRGLRAL comes from the coding sequence GTGGACGAATCGGAATCTGAACGGCCCAGTCTGGTACGGCCGTACACCCTGACGGCCGGCCGCACGGACTCGCGCATCCATCTGCCCCTGGAAGCGCCGGTGGAGACGCTGGACACCACGAAGGAACCGCGGTGGCCCGGCCACGACGTTCGGGGCCGGATCGTCGAACTCTGCGCCGACAGCCCGTCTGTGGCGGAGATCGCTGCACATTTATCCTTACCGCTCGGCGTGGCGCGCGTGCTGATCGGGGATCTGGTGACGCAGGGTTATCTACGGGTGCACACGACCCTCGACGACTCCGCGAGCTTTGACGAGCGCCGCGAACTGATAGGAAGGACCCTGCGTGGCCTACGAGCACTCTGA
- a CDS encoding GTP-binding protein, protein MAYEHSDRRSAGGAARRAAASTKIVISGGFGAGKTTFVGAVSEIMPLRTEALVTNVSEGVDALDGTPDKRTTTVAMDFGRITLAEDLVLYLFGTPGQRRFWFMWDDLVRGAIGAIVLVDVRRLQDSFAAVDFFEARNLPFLVAVNEFDGAPRHPTQAVRKALALPDHIPVITVDARDRESAKNALIAITEYSLNSLTALPG, encoded by the coding sequence GTGGCCTACGAGCACTCTGACAGGCGCTCGGCCGGGGGAGCGGCCCGGCGCGCGGCCGCGTCGACGAAGATCGTCATCTCCGGCGGATTCGGTGCCGGCAAGACGACGTTCGTGGGAGCGGTATCGGAGATCATGCCGTTGCGCACGGAAGCGTTGGTCACCAACGTGTCCGAGGGCGTGGACGCGCTGGACGGAACCCCCGACAAGCGCACCACCACCGTGGCCATGGACTTCGGCCGGATCACCCTGGCCGAGGATCTGGTGCTGTACCTGTTCGGCACGCCCGGGCAGCGGCGGTTCTGGTTCATGTGGGACGACCTGGTGCGCGGCGCGATCGGAGCCATCGTGCTCGTCGACGTCCGGCGGCTGCAGGACAGCTTCGCCGCCGTGGACTTCTTCGAGGCCCGTAACCTGCCGTTCCTTGTTGCGGTCAACGAATTCGACGGTGCGCCACGGCATCCCACACAAGCCGTGCGCAAGGCGCTGGCGCTGCCCGACCACATCCCGGTGATCACCGTCGATGCGCGTGACCGCGAATCGGCGAAGAACGCGCTGATCGCCATCACCGAGTACTCGCTCAACAGCCTCACCGCACTGCCCGGCTGA
- a CDS encoding pentapeptide repeat-containing protein, which translates to MPELSWIDEEFVGRDFRDDDLSRLRTERVVFTECDFSGVDLSESEHSGSAFRNCTFRRATLWHSTFTNCSLLGSVFTEARMRPIKLVESDLTLAVLGGCDLRSVDLSDCRLRETSLVGADLRKAVLRRADLTGARVQDAKLEEADLRAARVDPTFWTTAKVRSAKIDIEQALAYAAAHGLVVGG; encoded by the coding sequence ATGCCGGAATTGTCTTGGATTGACGAGGAGTTCGTCGGGCGTGACTTTCGCGATGACGACCTGAGTCGGCTCCGCACCGAGCGCGTGGTCTTCACCGAGTGCGACTTCAGCGGCGTCGACCTGTCCGAGTCCGAACATTCCGGCTCGGCGTTCCGCAATTGCACGTTCCGGCGGGCCACGTTGTGGCACAGCACTTTCACCAACTGCAGCCTGCTCGGGTCGGTGTTCACCGAGGCGCGGATGCGGCCCATCAAACTCGTGGAGTCGGACCTGACCCTTGCCGTGCTCGGCGGGTGCGACCTGCGCAGCGTGGATCTGTCGGACTGCCGGTTGCGCGAGACCAGCTTGGTGGGTGCCGATCTGCGCAAGGCAGTGTTGCGCCGCGCCGACCTCACGGGAGCCCGGGTACAGGACGCCAAGCTCGAGGAGGCCGACCTGCGGGCCGCCCGCGTGGATCCCACGTTCTGGACCACGGCGAAGGTGCGCAGCGCCAAGATCGACATCGAGCAGGCGCTGGCCTACGCCGCGGCCCACGGTCTGGTCGTCGGCGGGTGA
- a CDS encoding LysR family transcriptional regulator: protein MDPRLSGLDLPQLYALHALLTERSVSGAAARLGRSQPTLSSSLARLRRHFGDALLTRSGNHYVLTHFAEQIVPLTSVAIAAVERVFGAEAEFDPAQTRREFTIVSSDHGMSVAGGPLVARLSREAPGARIRFTPVTASAISRDDEFYRTVDGVLMPHGYLDLPRRLDLYTDEWVCVLSSDNTRVGDQLTMQNLQELPWVTTFVDPLGRAAAWRQMELLGVVPRVCAVAESFLVLPQLLRGSDAIALVQSRVAALSAAGSEFRVLPCPFDALPLVEAFWWHPMHDADPAHAWLRQCLSELIL from the coding sequence ATGGATCCCCGGCTGTCGGGTCTCGACCTCCCACAGCTCTATGCGTTACACGCGTTGCTCACCGAACGCAGCGTGAGCGGCGCTGCCGCGCGCCTCGGTCGCAGCCAACCCACGCTGTCGAGTTCGCTGGCCCGCTTGCGCAGGCATTTTGGCGACGCCCTGTTGACGAGATCCGGCAATCACTATGTGCTCACCCATTTCGCCGAGCAGATCGTGCCGTTGACGAGCGTGGCGATCGCTGCTGTCGAGCGGGTGTTCGGCGCCGAGGCCGAGTTCGATCCGGCGCAGACGCGGCGCGAGTTCACGATCGTGTCGTCCGACCACGGGATGAGCGTGGCCGGCGGGCCGCTGGTGGCCCGGCTGTCGCGGGAAGCGCCAGGTGCACGTATCCGATTCACTCCGGTGACAGCATCGGCGATCAGTCGGGACGACGAGTTCTACCGCACCGTCGACGGCGTGCTCATGCCGCACGGCTATCTCGACCTGCCGCGCCGCTTGGATCTCTACACCGACGAGTGGGTGTGTGTGTTGTCGTCCGACAACACCCGCGTCGGTGACCAGTTGACAATGCAGAATCTGCAGGAATTGCCGTGGGTGACCACGTTCGTCGATCCGCTGGGCAGGGCCGCGGCGTGGCGGCAGATGGAACTTCTCGGGGTCGTCCCACGGGTCTGCGCGGTCGCCGAGTCGTTCCTCGTGCTTCCTCAGCTGCTGCGCGGATCGGACGCGATCGCGCTGGTGCAGTCCAGGGTCGCCGCGCTCAGCGCAGCCGGGTCCGAATTCCGTGTGCTGCCATGCCCTTTCGATGCGCTCCCACTCGTCGAGGCGTTCTGGTGGCATCCGATGCACGATGCGGATCCGGCGCACGCGTGGCTGCGGCAGTGCCTTTCGGAACTCATCCTTTGA
- a CDS encoding amidohydrolase family protein → MAAPTLDVHAHVWLDDVEEIARAHRGYQESAELEKRRLGLRSAAVNAEQWAHLHALLTDVTARLTAMDSTGIDAQLVSVVPTQYHGWADRGLAAQLADATNAGVAAHCASAPDRLAGLGVVPLQHPDLAVAALESAVLAHGLKGVEISSHAVDPGGGTIELSDPRLEPLWRTACDLGAVVLLHPWGCTLDERLDRWYLANSVGQPVEHAVALSHLIFGGVLDRFPGLRFIATHGGGYLPAFAARADHAWRNRRDARECLAPPSSYLRRMWFDSLVHTPEALRRLVHVAGADRVLLGSDFPFDMGEPDPLGALRTGGLDPAEVIAIASGNAADLQLMADKVHLVRKEQ, encoded by the coding sequence ATGGCGGCGCCGACGCTGGATGTCCACGCCCACGTGTGGCTCGACGACGTCGAGGAGATTGCCCGCGCGCACCGTGGATACCAGGAGTCGGCTGAGCTCGAAAAGCGTCGCCTGGGCCTCCGATCAGCGGCGGTCAACGCCGAGCAGTGGGCCCACCTGCACGCGCTGCTAACCGACGTGACCGCACGCCTGACGGCGATGGACTCCACCGGGATCGACGCGCAACTGGTGTCGGTGGTGCCGACGCAGTATCACGGCTGGGCCGACCGAGGCCTGGCGGCACAGCTCGCCGACGCGACCAATGCAGGCGTGGCCGCGCACTGCGCGTCGGCGCCCGACCGCCTCGCCGGCCTTGGCGTTGTGCCATTGCAGCATCCCGACCTCGCGGTGGCAGCCCTGGAGAGTGCGGTGCTCGCTCACGGCCTGAAAGGAGTCGAGATAAGTTCGCACGCAGTAGATCCCGGCGGCGGAACCATCGAACTCTCCGATCCGCGACTGGAACCGCTCTGGCGCACCGCATGTGACCTCGGTGCGGTGGTGTTGCTGCATCCGTGGGGCTGCACGCTCGACGAGCGGCTCGACCGCTGGTATTTGGCGAACTCCGTCGGTCAGCCCGTCGAGCACGCGGTCGCCTTGTCGCACTTGATCTTCGGCGGCGTGCTCGACCGGTTTCCGGGTTTGCGGTTCATTGCCACGCACGGTGGGGGCTATCTACCGGCCTTCGCGGCGCGGGCCGATCACGCGTGGCGCAACCGGCGCGACGCCCGCGAATGCCTCGCACCGCCGAGTTCCTACTTGCGTCGCATGTGGTTCGACTCGCTCGTGCACACCCCCGAAGCCCTGCGCCGGCTCGTCCACGTCGCGGGCGCCGACCGCGTCCTGCTCGGGTCCGATTTTCCGTTCGACATGGGGGAGCCCGATCCGCTGGGCGCCCTGCGGACCGGTGGCCTCGATCCCGCCGAGGTGATTGCCATCGCGAGCGGTAACGCGGCCGATCTGCAGCTCATGGCCGACAAGGTCCACCTGGTCAGGAAGGAACAGTGA
- a CDS encoding aldehyde dehydrogenase family protein, giving the protein MTPDQLTRVRWSSDDPAHRFAVENPATGTTVATIQGCGAGEVDAAVRAAFHAHHNWKARSPRERGAWLRRIADAVREHADEIARLESTDNGKPFTQARQFDLEAAIAIFELFGALCESLPGAVRDAGPTIDITMLEPFGVVAAIVPFNWPPLHTAGKLAPALAVGNAVVLKPPEQAPLSVLGMIEIAQSILPDDVVHVVPGGGETGAALAGHPLVGKISFTGAPSTGAAVLKTAAHNLTPTLMELGGKNPFVVFDDADLGSVIPWAVEAAFFNQGEACTAASRILVHNDIHDEVADRLAAAVTRLRVGDGADPDTHVGPLVTAQQRRRVEEYIAIGRAEGATLRAQAALPGDPRLAEGHFVAPTLFTGVRHDMRIATEEIFGPVTCLIPFETEDEAVEIANGTEFGLVAGVFTADAERAMRVSRAIRAGMVFVNHYHRAFTGTPFGGVGHSGYGREHALETLHEFGYSKSLRMPSGATPIPRWAPSVAVCEF; this is encoded by the coding sequence ATGACACCAGATCAATTGACCCGCGTCCGTTGGTCATCGGACGACCCAGCCCATCGGTTCGCCGTCGAAAACCCGGCGACCGGAACAACAGTGGCGACGATCCAGGGATGCGGAGCCGGCGAGGTCGACGCCGCCGTCCGCGCCGCGTTCCATGCCCACCACAACTGGAAGGCCCGCAGCCCCCGCGAACGCGGCGCGTGGTTGCGCCGGATCGCCGATGCGGTACGCGAGCACGCCGACGAGATCGCCCGGCTCGAATCCACCGACAACGGAAAGCCGTTCACGCAGGCCAGGCAGTTCGACCTCGAGGCGGCCATCGCGATCTTCGAGTTGTTCGGTGCGTTGTGCGAGAGCCTGCCCGGTGCCGTACGCGATGCCGGGCCCACGATCGACATCACCATGCTCGAGCCGTTCGGTGTCGTCGCGGCGATCGTGCCGTTCAACTGGCCGCCGCTGCACACCGCGGGCAAATTGGCACCCGCACTGGCCGTCGGCAACGCGGTCGTCCTCAAACCGCCGGAGCAGGCGCCGCTTTCGGTGCTCGGAATGATCGAGATCGCCCAGTCGATACTGCCCGACGACGTCGTGCACGTCGTGCCGGGCGGAGGCGAGACCGGTGCGGCGCTGGCCGGGCATCCGCTGGTCGGCAAGATTTCGTTCACCGGTGCGCCGTCGACCGGGGCCGCCGTGCTGAAGACCGCAGCTCACAACCTCACGCCCACGTTGATGGAGCTGGGCGGAAAGAACCCGTTCGTGGTGTTCGACGACGCCGATCTCGGTTCGGTCATCCCGTGGGCCGTGGAAGCTGCGTTCTTCAACCAGGGCGAGGCATGCACCGCGGCATCACGCATCCTGGTACACAACGATATTCACGACGAGGTCGCCGACCGCCTGGCCGCGGCGGTGACCCGACTGCGGGTCGGAGACGGTGCGGACCCGGACACCCACGTGGGCCCGCTTGTCACCGCACAGCAGCGGCGCCGCGTCGAGGAGTACATCGCCATCGGACGCGCCGAGGGTGCCACACTGCGCGCTCAGGCCGCCCTGCCCGGCGACCCGCGACTGGCCGAAGGCCATTTCGTGGCGCCCACGCTGTTCACCGGAGTGCGCCACGACATGCGGATCGCGACCGAGGAGATCTTCGGCCCGGTGACGTGCCTGATCCCGTTCGAAACCGAGGACGAGGCCGTCGAAATCGCCAACGGAACCGAATTCGGCTTGGTCGCCGGGGTCTTCACCGCCGACGCCGAGCGCGCGATGCGGGTGTCGCGCGCCATTCGGGCCGGCATGGTGTTCGTCAACCACTACCATCGCGCGTTCACCGGAACACCCTTCGGGGGTGTCGGCCACAGTGGCTACGGGCGCGAACACGCCCTGGAGACACTGCACGAATTCGGTTACAGCAAAAGCCTTCGCATGCCGTCCGGAGCTACCCCGATACCGCGCTGGGCGCCTTCGGTCGCCGTGTGCGAATTCTGA
- a CDS encoding MFS transporter has translation MPTSVAVSPTLRRAAVASSVGSAVEFYEFTIYGFLAVVFAPQFFPADDPAASTLAALAVFGGGYLARPAGGILFGALGDRLGRRSVLMATIFLMGVASSVIGILPTYASVGLAAPVLLLVLRLLQGISAGGEFTGAQTYIVEMAPPHRRGLFGSLPALGIGLGFASAALVVAATTAALDQQQMANWGWRMPFLLCLPMTIGCLFLRLRLEDSPEFVAIVEHAEVSRTPVRDVLSRHLGDVLRVAALTIAVLGPGFLAKLYLGIHLVQAQGFAPVAVYSMLGVVLVVTAGLFPLMGQVSDTRGRRPIAAIGFAASALLSLPLFLVVDRASGLWVLVPIVLLFSAIEPFVSAAVYTTFAELFPGRNRYTGTSIGFNLGTIVAAGFGPYLCGQLIAVTGWNAAPGLWGTACAVLGLLVLMRTSETSGGRLAR, from the coding sequence ATGCCCACATCCGTCGCGGTATCGCCGACACTGCGCCGCGCCGCCGTCGCTAGCTCTGTCGGCAGCGCCGTCGAGTTCTATGAGTTCACGATCTACGGATTCCTCGCCGTGGTCTTTGCGCCGCAGTTCTTTCCGGCCGACGATCCCGCGGCGTCGACACTGGCCGCACTCGCGGTGTTCGGGGGCGGGTACCTCGCCCGGCCTGCTGGGGGAATCCTGTTCGGTGCCTTGGGAGATCGGCTGGGCCGGCGCAGTGTGCTGATGGCAACCATCTTCTTGATGGGGGTGGCGTCGAGTGTCATCGGCATCCTGCCGACGTACGCAAGCGTCGGGCTCGCCGCGCCGGTACTGCTACTGGTGTTGCGGCTGCTGCAAGGAATATCGGCGGGCGGTGAGTTCACCGGCGCCCAAACCTACATCGTCGAGATGGCGCCACCTCATCGACGCGGCCTGTTCGGATCGCTGCCCGCGCTCGGCATCGGTCTCGGGTTCGCGTCTGCGGCGTTGGTCGTGGCCGCCACCACCGCGGCACTCGATCAGCAACAGATGGCCAACTGGGGTTGGCGGATGCCGTTCCTGCTGTGTCTGCCGATGACCATCGGATGCCTGTTTCTGCGGTTGCGCCTTGAGGACAGCCCGGAGTTCGTGGCGATCGTCGAGCACGCCGAAGTCAGCCGTACACCGGTGCGTGACGTGTTGAGCCGTCATCTCGGTGACGTGCTGAGAGTCGCCGCCTTGACCATCGCGGTGCTGGGGCCCGGTTTCCTGGCCAAGCTCTACCTCGGCATCCACCTCGTACAGGCGCAGGGGTTCGCCCCGGTGGCGGTGTACTCGATGCTCGGCGTCGTGCTCGTGGTCACTGCAGGGCTGTTTCCGTTGATGGGTCAGGTGAGCGACACGCGCGGCCGCAGGCCGATCGCGGCCATCGGATTCGCGGCGTCCGCGTTGCTTTCTCTGCCGCTGTTCTTGGTCGTCGACCGCGCGAGCGGCCTTTGGGTACTCGTGCCAATCGTGTTGCTGTTCAGTGCGATCGAACCGTTTGTCTCAGCCGCGGTCTACACCACGTTCGCCGAGTTGTTCCCTGGGCGTAATCGCTACACCGGCACATCCATCGGCTTCAACCTGGGCACCATCGTCGCAGCGGGGTTCGGTCCCTACCTGTGTGGGCAGTTGATCGCGGTCACCGGGTGGAACGCTGCGCCGGGTCTTTGGGGCACGGCGTGCGCGGTGCTGGGGCTGCTGGTCCTGATGCGCACCAGTGAAACCAGCGGCGGCCGGCTCGCCCGGTGA
- a CDS encoding cyclase family protein: MRTLIDISVPLQAGIASDPPGLLPEIDYFTHDDTAGDILSFFPGATRDDLPDGEGWAIEHVRITTHNGTHLDAPYHYSSVMDGGARAITIDEVPLEWCLQPAVKLDFRHLPDGYVATADDVAGELDRIGHELRPLDIVVVNTSAGTRYGAEDYVSSGCGMGAEATLYLLERGVRLTGTDAWSWDAPFVYTAKRYARDHDPSVIWEGHRAGRRIGYCHIEKLHNLESLPATGFEIACFPVKIDGASAGWTRAVAIVPDRSESS; encoded by the coding sequence ATGCGCACACTCATCGACATCTCGGTGCCCCTGCAAGCCGGAATCGCCTCCGATCCGCCGGGTTTGCTACCCGAGATCGACTACTTCACTCATGACGACACCGCTGGCGACATACTGTCGTTCTTCCCTGGGGCCACCCGCGACGACCTTCCCGACGGCGAAGGGTGGGCCATCGAACATGTTCGGATAACGACCCACAACGGGACACATCTCGATGCGCCATACCACTATTCGTCGGTGATGGACGGCGGTGCACGCGCCATCACCATCGACGAGGTGCCGCTGGAGTGGTGCCTGCAACCGGCGGTGAAACTGGACTTCCGCCATCTCCCGGACGGCTATGTCGCAACCGCCGACGACGTGGCCGGCGAGCTCGACAGAATCGGTCACGAGCTACGGCCGTTGGACATCGTCGTGGTCAACACGTCTGCCGGAACGCGGTACGGCGCTGAAGATTACGTGTCGTCCGGGTGCGGAATGGGTGCCGAGGCCACCTTGTACCTGCTGGAGCGGGGCGTGCGGCTGACCGGAACCGACGCCTGGAGTTGGGACGCGCCCTTCGTGTACACCGCCAAGCGATATGCCCGTGACCACGATCCTTCCGTGATCTGGGAAGGGCACCGGGCCGGCCGCCGTATCGGCTACTGCCATATCGAGAAGTTGCACAACCTGGAGAGTCTGCCGGCCACCGGGTTCGAGATCGCCTGCTTCCCAGTGAAAATCGACGGCGCGTCGGCGGGCTGGACCCGCGCCGTCGCGATCGTGCCCGATAGATCGGAGTCGTCATGA
- a CDS encoding BKACE family enzyme produces MSVVITVAPTGPVASKADNPHLPTQPDEIAAAVAQAYRAGAAVAHIHVRDARDRPTADLAIARRTMQLITEQCPILIQLSTGVGLDVPFEQRAALVELRPRMATLNPCSMSFGTGEFRNPPHEVRRLAARMQELGVKPELEIYDTGHLEACLRLRDAGLLGDGPLQFSIVLGVAGGMAATAANLVTMVSRLPEDAIWQVIAIGRTNLQLTAIGLALGGNARAGLEDTLHLRKGELSPGNLPLVRRAVQLVRDLDLPVASVDQTVALLKLPAR; encoded by the coding sequence ATGAGCGTCGTCATCACCGTTGCTCCCACAGGGCCCGTCGCGAGTAAGGCCGACAATCCGCATCTGCCGACTCAACCCGACGAGATCGCCGCCGCCGTCGCCCAGGCCTATCGTGCGGGTGCCGCTGTCGCGCACATCCACGTGCGCGACGCGCGCGACCGGCCCACCGCGGATCTGGCCATCGCCCGCCGCACCATGCAACTCATCACCGAGCAGTGCCCGATCCTCATCCAGCTGTCCACCGGCGTCGGGCTCGATGTGCCGTTCGAGCAACGCGCTGCGCTCGTCGAGCTGCGACCGCGGATGGCGACACTTAACCCGTGCAGCATGAGTTTCGGCACCGGTGAATTCCGCAACCCGCCTCACGAGGTGCGCCGGTTGGCCGCGCGCATGCAGGAATTGGGGGTCAAACCAGAATTGGAGATCTATGACACCGGGCACCTCGAGGCCTGTCTCCGGCTGCGTGATGCCGGCCTACTCGGCGACGGGCCGCTGCAATTCTCGATCGTGCTCGGGGTCGCAGGAGGGATGGCGGCCACCGCCGCCAACCTGGTGACGATGGTCAGCCGGTTACCCGAGGACGCGATCTGGCAGGTGATCGCCATCGGCAGAACCAATCTGCAACTGACCGCAATAGGACTGGCCCTCGGCGGCAATGCCCGCGCCGGACTGGAGGACACCCTGCACCTGCGCAAGGGCGAGCTGAGCCCCGGCAATCTGCCTCTGGTCCGGCGCGCCGTTCAGCTGGTCCGCGATCTCGACCTGCCCGTGGCGTCGGTGGACCAGACCGTGGCACTGCTCAAGCTGCCCGCCCGCTGA
- a CDS encoding FHA domain-containing protein, producing the protein MSRPAPPALTVRYEGSTRTFAPGNDVVIGRDLRADVRIAHPLISRAHLVLRFDQGRWVAIDNGSLNGMFVNGRRVPSVDIQDGQTINIGNPDGPQISFEVGRHQGNVGRTPTTAVPVASRPSGAWPTQAPTGGGWQQPYTQPPSGPRTGYQSGQQARYPSGPQSGFTSGPQTGYPSGPQHTGYPSAPQQGYPSSPQSYQSQPVRTTAPPAPAAQAQTAMAPAAGRGTSEPGGNLATSMLKILRPGRTTAAPAGAVKIGRATDNDIVIPDVLASRHHATLMPMPGGTEIRDERSINGTFVNGARVDSAILHEGDVVTIGNVDLTFTGGTLVRRTETEADTRTGGLEVRALTWTIEGNKTLLDNISLDARPGTLTAVIGPSGAGKSTFARQVAGLTHPTSGTITFEGHDVHAEYASLRSRIGMVPQDDVVHGQLTVRQALMYAAELRLPPDTTKADREQVVMQVLEELEMTKHLDTRVDKLSGGQRKRASVALELLTGPSLLILDEPTSGLDPALDRQVMTMLRQLADAGRVVLVITHSLTYLDVCDQVLLLAPGGKTSFCGPPSQIGPELGTTNWADIFSTVAGDPEGAKQRYLAKHGPPPPKPPAEKPASLGEPTHTSLLRQFSTIGRRQMRLIVSDRGYFIFLALLPFIMGVLSLSVPGETGFGPPNPASDAPNQPGQVLVLLNVGAIFMGTALTVRDLIGERAIFLREQAVGLSTSAYLLAKICVYSIFAVIQAGIVTAITIIGVGAPTQGANVLGNASFELFVGMAACTVCAATVGLALSAMAKTSEQIMPLLVVAVMSQLVFSGGMIPVTGRAGLDQMSWITPARWGFATTASTIGLTDLVKPPIMPDDSLWKHTSGTWLFNMAMLAGLSVFYIGFVRWKIRLKG; encoded by the coding sequence ATGAGCCGACCAGCCCCACCTGCGCTAACCGTTCGGTACGAGGGGTCGACCCGTACCTTTGCCCCAGGCAACGATGTCGTCATCGGCCGCGACCTGCGCGCCGACGTCCGCATCGCCCACCCGTTGATCTCCCGTGCGCACCTCGTGCTGCGTTTCGACCAGGGCCGTTGGGTCGCGATCGACAACGGAAGCCTCAACGGCATGTTCGTCAACGGTCGCCGCGTGCCGTCGGTCGACATCCAGGACGGCCAGACCATCAACATCGGCAACCCCGACGGGCCGCAGATCAGCTTCGAGGTCGGCCGCCACCAGGGCAACGTGGGCCGCACGCCGACCACCGCGGTGCCCGTCGCGAGCCGCCCGAGCGGGGCCTGGCCCACGCAGGCACCCACGGGCGGCGGTTGGCAGCAGCCGTACACGCAGCCACCGAGCGGCCCCCGCACCGGCTACCAGTCCGGCCAGCAGGCTCGCTATCCGTCGGGCCCGCAGTCTGGCTTCACCAGCGGGCCTCAGACCGGGTACCCGAGCGGCCCGCAGCACACCGGATATCCGAGCGCACCGCAACAGGGTTATCCCAGCAGCCCGCAGTCCTACCAGTCGCAGCCGGTCCGCACCACGGCACCGCCGGCACCGGCCGCGCAAGCGCAGACCGCCATGGCGCCTGCCGCGGGCCGCGGCACCAGTGAGCCGGGCGGCAACCTGGCCACCAGCATGCTCAAGATCCTGCGGCCGGGACGTACTACGGCCGCACCCGCCGGAGCCGTCAAGATCGGCCGGGCCACCGACAACGACATCGTGATCCCCGACGTGCTGGCGTCGCGGCACCATGCCACGTTGATGCCGATGCCCGGCGGCACCGAGATCCGTGACGAGCGCAGCATCAACGGCACGTTCGTCAACGGCGCCCGGGTCGACTCGGCGATCCTGCACGAAGGTGACGTCGTCACCATCGGCAACGTCGACCTCACCTTCACGGGTGGCACACTGGTGCGGCGCACCGAGACCGAGGCCGACACCCGCACGGGCGGCCTCGAGGTCCGCGCGCTGACGTGGACCATCGAGGGCAACAAGACCCTGCTGGACAACATCTCGCTGGATGCGCGTCCCGGCACCCTGACGGCGGTGATCGGCCCGTCCGGTGCAGGCAAGTCGACGTTCGCACGCCAGGTCGCCGGTCTGACGCATCCGACCAGCGGCACGATCACGTTCGAGGGTCACGACGTCCACGCCGAGTACGCCTCGCTGCGATCCCGTATCGGCATGGTGCCGCAGGACGACGTCGTGCACGGTCAGCTCACGGTCCGGCAAGCGCTCATGTACGCCGCCGAGCTGCGGCTGCCGCCCGACACCACGAAGGCTGACCGCGAACAGGTCGTCATGCAGGTGCTCGAGGAACTCGAGATGACCAAGCATCTCGACACCCGCGTCGACAAGCTCTCGGGCGGTCAGCGCAAGCGCGCGTCGGTGGCGCTGGAGCTGCTGACCGGCCCGTCCCTGCTGATCCTCGACGAACCGACCTCAGGCCTGGATCCGGCGCTGGACCGGCAGGTCATGACGATGCTGCGCCAGCTGGCCGACGCTGGCCGCGTGGTGCTCGTCATCACGCACTCGCTGACCTATCTCGACGTCTGCGATCAGGTGCTGCTGCTGGCGCCCGGCGGGAAGACGTCATTCTGCGGGCCGCCGAGCCAGATCGGCCCGGAGCTGGGCACCACCAACTGGGCGGACATCTTCAGCACCGTCGCGGGTGATCCCGAGGGGGCCAAGCAGCGGTATCTCGCCAAACACGGGCCGCCGCCGCCGAAACCGCCCGCCGAGAAGCCGGCGAGCCTGGGCGAGCCCACGCACACCAGCCTGCTGCGGCAGTTCTCGACGATCGGCAGGCGCCAGATGCGGCTGATCGTCTCCGACCGCGGCTACTTCATCTTCTTGGCGCTGCTGCCGTTCATCATGGGTGTGCTGTCGCTGTCGGTGCCCGGTGAGACGGGCTTCGGGCCGCCGAACCCGGCCAGCGACGCGCCGAACCAGCCGGGGCAGGTGCTGGTGCTGCTCAACGTCGGTGCCATCTTCATGGGCACCGCGTTGACCGTGCGCGACCTGATCGGTGAGCGCGCGATCTTCCTGCGCGAGCAGGCCGTCGGCCTGTCCACGTCGGCGTATCTGTTGGCCAAGATCTGCGTGTACAGCATCTTCGCCGTGATCCAGGCAGGCATCGTCACCGCCATCACGATCATCGGTGTCGGCGCACCCACCCAGGGCGCCAACGTGCTCGGCAACGCGTCGTTCGAGCTGTTCGTCGGCATGGCCGCATGTACCGTCTGCGCCGCCACGGTGGGCCTGGCACTGTCCGCCATGGCGAAGACCAGCGAACAGATCATGCCGCTACTTGTGGTGGCGGTCATGAGCCAGCTGGTGTTCTCCGGCGGCATGATCCCGGTGACGGGCCGGGCCGGGCTGGATCAGATGTCCTGGATCACCCCCGCCCGTTGGGGTTTCGCGACGACAGCCTCGACCATCGGCCTGACCGATCTGGTGAAGCCGCCGATCATGCCCGACGACTCGCTGTGGAAGCACACGTCGGGAACGTGGCTCTTCAACATGGCCATGCTCGCCGGGCTGTCGGTGTTCTACATCGGCTTCGTGCGGTGGAAGATCCGCCTCAAGGGCTGA